A window of Pyrus communis chromosome 3, drPyrComm1.1, whole genome shotgun sequence genomic DNA:
GGTATTTGTAAATGCTTATccttgtttctctctcttcattGAGGTGGTGGCAGAATCGAGGAACTTTTTCTGTTGGTCTGTGAAGGCGGTGGTGGTGGGATTTTTGGGGTGAGAGTTTTTTGAAATGGTGGGAGAGGGAAACATCAAGGCTGAGGACTTGAACTTGTGCTTTGAGAAGCTGAAGATGGAAGGAAGGGTGATGATCACCGATTGGAAGGATATTCCGATGGAGCTGCTTCTGCAAATCCTGGCGCTTGCCGATGATCAGACGGTGATCACGGCGTCTGGAGTCTGCCGTGGCTGGAGAGATGCTGCTTGCTTGGGCCTTACTCGTCTCTCCCTCTcatggtatatatattttgcCTTCtctatattatgttttttactGTTCAAAGAAAGGAACAAATATGTTAACATCACCTGGTGGCATATGACCTTCGAAAATACGATTTTTcgttcgtgtgtgtgtgtgtgtgtgtgtgtgtgtgtgtgtgagtgtgtgtgtgtgtgtgtgttgggatTAAGCCCCTGGTTCCAGTAACGTCCAAAATTATCCGCTGTGTGTACACATATTGCTTTGCTAGGTCGTTCTCTGTTTTTGTGTTATCCGTTTGGTGGTGGTGTTGCTCCTTGGGACACAATATGATTCCTTCGGttgtttttatgaatttaagTTCATCTGAACGactgtttttagttttaagattATAAGAAATTGATGTGAACTGCAAGAGTATGCAGGGTTATGTGACAACGATTCTGTCATTAGGTGATTAGACTGATTGTATTGCTTACCCCTGCTGCGTAGTTGTAAAGATTACAATTGATTAACTTCTCGGAGTTGGTGATTGGCCTGTCTGAGGCTCGTTTCGAATTTCACGTTAATCTAGTGTGGGAGTAGATTTAGTTTGTAATTTGTAGAATGCTTATGCTTATTCGTTCGGTTTTATATCAAGCTGGATTTTCTTTTGTGAACTCACAGGTATTTTGAATCCAGGGTAGTGGCAATTTTTGCAGCTTACCCTATATTAATTTGTGTTGGGTGGTTGCAAATTAATGGTTGCTAGGGTCTAGATACGTTTGCTTATGTTAAGAGCTCGATTCCTTAGATGGAAGGAATCAAGGGGAAACCCTCGTGTAGGATGCCGAATCAAACACGGTTCAAAAAGGAACTAAAAATCTTATTAAATTTTAGGACTATCAAAAGATAGGAACTTAATTTTTCCAGGTGCCAATCCTTCTCCTCTGTTTCCAGAAAGGAGATAAGTGATGTGAAtgtttgtagaaactttatgaATTGATTTAAGtcgttctttttattttaaatgccAACTTGATTTGTCAAGTATGTTATCAGGTGCACCAAGAACATGAACAGCTTGGTCCTATCTCTGGCTCCTAAGTTTACGAGATTGCAGACTCTAATACTGCGGCAAGATCATAAACCCCAACTTCAGGATAATGCTGTTGAGAGCATTGCAAACTTCTGTCATGACCTGCAGGTCCTGGACCTCAGCAAAAGCTTCAAGCTCAGTGACCGATCCCTATATGCCTTGGCTCACGGGTGCCCAAATCTTACAAAACTAAACATTAGTGGGTGCTCGGCATTCAGTGACATTGCTCTTGAATATCTTGTTGGATTTTGCCAAAAATTGGAAGTCTTGAATCTTTGTGGTTGCGTCAGGAGTGCATCAGACAGGGCATTGCAGGTAAAGCAAAGattagatatttatttatttattttgtgtatTATCTGAGTTGGCTCTATTAATACTATTAAGATCGCGTGCAGGCTATTGGGCGTTACTGTAGTCAGTTGCAGTCTCTGAATCTTGGTTGGTGTGAGGATGTAAGTGATGTTGGAGTTATGAGTTTGGCACATGGATGCCCTGATCTCAGAACTGTTGATTTGTGCGGCTGTGTCTTAATATCAGGTATTTGTTTTACAATACTCGCTGCCTGTTACAGTTGGTTTTAGTGGTCATATTTCTTTCATGTTATTTTTCCACATGCATGCGTTGATGAGCGCATTGCAAAGTTGTACGTGTTGCTATTATGAAAAGTTGCATAGCCTTGACGGTGCTGCTTCAGAGTCGGTTATCACAGTCCATCGTTAACCTTATGGTAGCCATTTCATGATGTCTCAGTCAAATCCCTAATGGTTTGCTGGAAATTTTTAGGATATGCTCAGTTGACCCGAAAATATTATTGAACCGAAAGGGGAGACCCTAGAATTGAAGGTCTGATGCCTTTATTCTTTGATTGCAGATGATAGTGTGATTGCTTTGGCAAACAGTTGTCCTCATTTGCAATCGCTTGACCTTTACTACTGTAAGAACATTACAGACAAAGCAATGTATTCCTTGGCCCAGAGTCTAGTGAAGAA
This region includes:
- the LOC137727853 gene encoding F-box protein SKP2A-like; translation: MVGEGNIKAEDLNLCFEKLKMEGRVMITDWKDIPMELLLQILALADDQTVITASGVCRGWRDAACLGLTRLSLSWCTKNMNSLVLSLAPKFTRLQTLILRQDHKPQLQDNAVESIANFCHDLQVLDLSKSFKLSDRSLYALAHGCPNLTKLNISGCSAFSDIALEYLVGFCQKLEVLNLCGCVRSASDRALQAIGRYCSQLQSLNLGWCEDVSDVGVMSLAHGCPDLRTVDLCGCVLISDDSVIALANSCPHLQSLDLYYCKNITDKAMYSLAQSLVKNKPAAMWESQKARNDEEGLRTLNISQCTALTPSAVQAVCDSFPALHTCSGRHSLIISGCLNLTSVHCACAVQAHRTANAFPHSAH